A region of Acidobacteriota bacterium DNA encodes the following proteins:
- a CDS encoding FAD-dependent monooxygenase encodes MFGKQRTDVLVIGAGPVGLITALHLRHRGLKVQVVDKTRRTRIHSYALALHPRSLRLLDELGLADELIEQGHKVERVTMMEDLKTRLSLSLEDLPGSFPFVLVVPQRILESTLVAELSRRDVKVRWSQRVQSLDDSPTGVDADLARLIQVPSGYPIARLEWVVGKLLKSHCRYAVGADGYYSFARDQLDVEYRHITPRQTFSVFECESPINPGNEMRIFRHNGMTNVYWPMSGGRCRFSFQINDEAEHEPLLERLNALINERAKWFPNIEADIHWSGLIHFDGRLVENYGKDHIWLAGDAAHLTNPIGVQSLNVGLAEGWELARVIAAQIQGNDPTDTLERYGVTRLREWDRLLGRDGGPHARDDADDWVRKHAKEIVSQIPATGEDLTQLLDQVGLEFGSAERETTTH; translated from the coding sequence GTGTTTGGAAAGCAACGCACCGATGTGCTGGTGATCGGTGCCGGGCCGGTCGGGTTAATCACAGCACTTCATCTCCGCCACCGGGGCCTCAAGGTGCAGGTCGTCGACAAGACCCGACGCACCCGCATTCACAGTTACGCCCTGGCGCTGCACCCGAGGTCGCTTCGTCTCCTCGATGAATTGGGTCTTGCCGACGAGCTGATCGAGCAAGGTCACAAGGTCGAGCGGGTCACGATGATGGAAGACCTCAAGACCCGTTTGTCGTTGTCGCTCGAAGATCTCCCGGGCTCGTTCCCCTTCGTCCTGGTCGTGCCCCAGCGGATTCTCGAGTCGACCCTCGTGGCCGAGCTGAGTCGGCGGGACGTCAAGGTCCGCTGGAGTCAACGGGTGCAGTCGCTGGACGATTCTCCCACGGGTGTAGACGCCGACCTGGCTCGGCTGATTCAGGTTCCCTCGGGTTATCCCATCGCGCGACTGGAATGGGTCGTCGGAAAACTGCTCAAGAGCCACTGCCGCTACGCGGTCGGCGCCGACGGTTATTACTCGTTCGCCCGTGACCAACTCGACGTCGAGTATCGCCACATCACCCCGCGGCAGACTTTCTCGGTCTTCGAATGTGAGAGTCCGATCAACCCGGGAAACGAGATGCGGATCTTCCGTCACAACGGGATGACCAACGTCTACTGGCCCATGAGCGGCGGTCGCTGCCGATTCAGTTTCCAGATCAACGACGAGGCAGAACACGAGCCCTTGCTCGAGCGGTTGAACGCGCTGATCAACGAACGGGCCAAGTGGTTCCCGAACATCGAGGCCGATATCCACTGGAGCGGCCTGATTCACTTCGACGGGAGGCTCGTCGAGAATTACGGCAAGGACCACATCTGGTTGGCCGGCGATGCCGCCCACCTGACCAACCCCATCGGTGTACAGAGCCTCAACGTCGGGCTTGCCGAGGGGTGGGAGCTGGCGCGCGTGATCGCCGCGCAGATTCAGGGCAACGACCCGACCGACACTCTGGAGCGCTACGGCGTGACTCGATTACGCGAGTGGGACAGATTGCTGGGTCGCGACGGGGGACCGCATGCCCGCGACGACGCAGACGACTGGGTCCGCAAGCACGCGAAGGAGATCGTGTCGCAGATTCCGGCCACGGGCGAGGACCTGACGCAGCTGCTGGATCAGGTCGGTTTGGAGTTCGGTTCGGCGGAGCGTGAGACGACGACGCACTGA